In one window of Branchiostoma floridae strain S238N-H82 chromosome 14, Bfl_VNyyK, whole genome shotgun sequence DNA:
- the LOC118431123 gene encoding hepatic lectin-like, protein MTDKASWSTASSRCKQQGAILASVNNHGENNFIGSLISNARDRRLVPSYWLGLTKESGWWKWTDGSRVVYTNWAEGEPSNSMLWSLGQGENCGSMYTKTGKNIGWDPTRHTGQWNDNKCSSRFPYVCEKPI, encoded by the exons ATGACAGACAAGGCCAGCTGGTCTACAGCGAGCTCACGATGTAAACAACAGGGCGCAATTCTTGCCTCTGTCAACAACCATGGAGAGAACAACTTCATCGGGAGTCTCATCTCGAATG CACGTGATAGAAGGCTAGTTCCGTCCTACTGGCTGGGTCTGACTAAAGAATCTGGATGGTGGAAGTGGACGGATGGGTCACGTGTTGTCTACACCAACTGGGCTGAGGGTGAGCCGAGTAACAGCATGCtttggtcgcttgggcagggaGAGAATTGTGGCTCCATGTATACCAAG ACCGGCAAAAATATAGGTTGGGATCCAACGAGGCACACAGGACAGTGGAACGACAACAAATGCAGCTCTAGGTTCCCCTATGTTTGCGAGAAACCAATCTGA
- the LOC118431122 gene encoding prostate-associated microseminoprotein-like, translating into MAAMLLTVLSLALLAAANLIHGAAFISMPKEMTIRYGTKDHQRTVVRRYCEWNGQKVLLGSTWTTACCMHCTCTGYGLECYTHGVYMTPPGCLVLVNEVCEVEIVDSSDPNRPCQSLTVGPPGGVVTPGIQLEAK; encoded by the exons ATGGCGGCCATGTTGCTGACGGTTTTATCCCTAGCCCTGCTGGCTGCGGCCAACCTTATCCACGGCGCGGCTTTCATATCCATGCCGAAAGAGATGACGATTCG GTACGGCACGAAGGACCACCAGAGAACCGTGGTACGGAGGTACTGCGAGTGGAACGGACAGAAGGTCCTGCTCGGCAGTACCTGGACCACGGCCTGCTGCATGCACTGTACCTGCACTGGCTATGGCTTGGAATGTTACAC ACACGGGGTGTACATGACGCCGCCTGGATGTCTTGTTCTCGTGAACGAAGTCTGCGAGGTGGAGATAGTGGACAGCTCCGACCCCAACCGGCCTTGTCAGTCACTCACCGTAGGTCCGCCAGGTGGCGTCGTGACACCGGGGATTCAGCTGGAGGCGAAGTAG
- the LOC118431112 gene encoding transmembrane protein 26-like translates to MALCSSLVSCRLVSLLIKSTLMCKDICVGRSRHHGVVQLYFYDSFIVKSCQLAVCGSHNLHYVYEKRVAGYIVLYVAKTRAMGAVVIFNAVLTRLLFAAFGLLCIWRVYSIRGAATFWLLMLAEVGLFIEALFTLIVRKGKEWKWFSPCVLFYLCCTVPSIWFLELNELERRLAEMSERQEACRNITGNETEEEMDDILKLHSIGIDAEIMIENWVGALEQIMVLLLVIGRWLLPRGSLTRDELSQLLLVYVAMAADIVELFQVFEEERVGNKEGVVYTALALFTWSLMQFTIVLTAVRARKSRPGAIHTSGGALPISSQPSDGQGEPTTEEGKGDRATKRRGTLQQFAEQLQEKNLVVCGCCQPDVFAMVTTIFMQDGPFLAFRLYLIFYERVLTQGVFFFVGKNTLLIVLQIYRIIIICGGKGEESGHAVGAGLEEVIRRDDMKQEDTTVAEMSDVQA, encoded by the exons ATGGCCCTTTGTAGCTCTTTGGTATCATGCAGACTTGTGTCACTACTGATAAAAAGCACACTTATGTGTAAGGATATCTGTGTAGGGAGATCACGGCATCATGGTGTAGTACAGCTCTACTTTTATGATTCCTTCATAG TGAAAAGTTGTCAACTGGCCGTGTGCGGTTCACACAACCTACACTACGTGTATGAAAAACGTGTCGCCGGCTATATAGTTTTATACGTCGCGAAAACGAGAGCCATGGGAGCTGTTGTAATCTTCAACGCCGTCCTGACCCGGCTGCTGTTCGCTGCGTTCGGGCTGCTGTGTATCTGGCGGGTGTACAGCATACGTGGCGCCGCTACGTTCTGGCTACTGATGCTGGCAGAAGTTGGGCTATTCATCGAGGCACTCTTCACACTGATCGTCAGGAAAGGCAAGGAGTGGAAATG GTTCTCTCCATGTGTGCTGTTCTACCTGTGCTGTACCGTTCCCTCCATCTGGTTCCTGGAGCTGAACGAGTTGGAGCGCCGCCTAGCGGAGATGTCGGAAAGGCAGGAGGCATGCAGAAACATCACTGGCAATGAAACGGAGGAAGAAATGGACGACATTTTGAAACTGCACTCCATTGGAATCGAC GCTGAGATTATGATCGAGAACTGGGTTGGCGCCCTGGAGCAGATCATGGTCCTGCTCCTAGTCATCGGAAGATGGCTGCTTCCGAGAGGAAGTCTGACACGTGACGAGCTGTCTCAGCTCCTATTGGTCTACGTCGCCATGGCCGCCGACATCGTGGAGCTGTTCCAAGTCTTCGAAGAAGAGAGGGTCGGGAACAAAGAGGGAGTCGTCTATACCGCGCTTGCGCTCTTCACCTGGAGCCTGATGCAGTTTACCATCGTCCTCACCGCCGTCAGAGCCAGGAAATCTCGCCCGGGTGCGATACACACATCTGGCGGTGCCTTGCCGATCAGTAGTCAACCATCTGACGGCCAAGGGGAGCCAACAACAGAAGAAGGCAAGGGCGACAGAGCCACAAAACGCCGCGGCACCTTGCAGCAGTTCGCTGAGCAACTGCAGGAAAAGAATCTGGTCGTCTGCGGCTGTTGCCAGCCTGATGTCTTTGCGATGGTCACTACCATCTTCATGCAGGACGGGCCGTTCCTGGCCTTCCGGCTGTATCTGATCTTCTACGAGCGCGTTCTTACACAGGGCGTTTTCTTCTTCGTGGGGAAGAACACGCTGCTCATTGTGCTGCAGATCTAccgcatcatcatcatctgtggcGGGAAAGGGGAGGAGAGCGGCCACGCGGTAGGAGCGGGGTTAGAGGAAGTCATCAGGAGGGATGACATGAAACAAGAGGACACCACAGTTGCGGAAATGAGTGATGTCCAAGCTTAA
- the LOC118431116 gene encoding transmembrane protein 26-like: protein MEFCVIFKALLTRLLFAAHGVLCIWRTSIVQGTSNFWFLMLAEAGLFIETLFTLIARKGKEWKWFCPSVLFFLGCTVPSIWFLELDQLERRLAARSVMQDACKNMTVNVTVTSDTPDALHLHSIGINAALTIENWVLALEQILVFLLIIGRWLLPRGDLTRDELSQLLLVYIGMAADIVELFEVFEEENVMYNTRVVYCVLALFSWSLLQFTIVFTAVKARKSRLGAINTVETVDHSISRDNQVFNVQNQPPKWHNGHVRDSVCQPLWRTQAIGGRSAEQTDDLRLLPPRIFAISTTILMQDAPFLAFRLYLIFYEHIITQGLLFFIGKNALVIVLQIYRVIVICTEEEQEDSAAEGKELTDFVTIVKDDNRNSDVAGYENNALEVNETTVTSGEDGATSQ, encoded by the exons ATGGAATTCTGTGTGATCTTTAAAGCTCTCCTGACGCGTCTGCTGTTCGCGGCACACGGTGTACTATGCATCTGGAGGACCAGTATCGTACAGGGGACTAGCAACTTCTGGTTCCTGATGCTGGCCGAGGCTGGGCTGTTCATCGAGACACTCTTCACCTTGATCGCCAGGAAAGGCAAGGAGTGGAAATG GTTCTGTCCCAGCGTGCTGTTCTTTCTGGGATGTACAGTACCCTCGATCTGGTTCTTGGAGCTGGATCAATTGGAGCGACGCCTAGCGGCGAGATCTGTGATGCAGGACGCGTGCAAAAACATGACCGTCAATGTCACAGTAACGAGTGACACCCCAGATGCACTGCACCTGCATTCCATCGGAATCAAC GCGGCTTTAACGATCGAGAACTGGGTACTTGCCCTGGAACAGATCCTGGTGTTTCTTCTCATCATTGGACGATGGCTGCTGCCCAGGGGAGACTTGACACGTGACGAGCTGTCTCAACTCCTATTGGTCTACATCGGCATGGCCGCCGACATCGTGGAGCTGTTCGAAGTGTTCGAAGAGGAGAATGTGATGTACAATACCAGGGTGGTCTACTGTGTCCTCGCGCTCTTCTCCTGGAGCCTTCTACAGTTTACCATCGTCTTCACGGCCGTCAAAGCCAGGAAATCGCGTCTAGGCGCGATAAACACCGTAGAAACAGTTGACCATAGCATCTCGCGGGATAACCAAGTATTCAACGTACAAAATCAGCCGCCAAAGTGGCACAACGGTCACGTCCGGGACTCGGTGTGCCAGCCACTGTGGCGCACCCAAGCGATCGGCGGAAGAAGTGCAGAACAAACGGACGATCTGCGGTTGCTGCCACCCAGAATCTTCGCGATTTCCACCACCATCCTGATGCAGGACGCCCCGTTCCTGGCGTTCCGGCTGTACCTCATCTTCTACGAGCACATCATCACGCAGGGGCTTCTCTTCTTCATCGGGAAGAACGCGCTGGTCATCGTGCTTCAGATCTACCGAGTCATCGTCATCTGTACCGAGGAGGAGCAGGAGGACAGTGCGGCAGAGGGGAAGGAGTTAACTGACTTTGTCACTATCGTCAAAGACGACAACAGGAATAGCGACGTGGCAGGCTACGAAAACAATGCACTGGAGGTCAACGAAACAACTGTTACCAGCGGAGAAGATGGAGCAACGTCACAGTAA